One window of Bacillus sp. THAF10 genomic DNA carries:
- a CDS encoding TIR domain-containing protein has product MNQKNSIKLIDELILRTEQLSFNEGSVLDSIRKEGEMVAKNIFGSNSEYIKSIQSADFYSWVYPIEKHKEIQYWNDGQRSLLNTFNTMKREMELFNFSEDTSIEPQESPYSENLNKVFLVHGHDLGMQQAVARSIEKLNLEAIILSEKNDDGLTVIEKFEKYASVCNFAVVLLSPDDIGSLRTQETSIKFRARQNVILELGYFIGKLGRQNVIAMVKDDASGKMEIPTDLAGLIYVQFDSSDGWKLKLVKRLRASGYKVSADELV; this is encoded by the coding sequence ATGAATCAAAAAAACAGTATTAAGCTTATAGATGAATTAATTCTAAGAACCGAACAGCTTTCTTTTAATGAGGGTAGTGTTTTAGACAGTATAAGAAAAGAAGGAGAAATGGTAGCAAAAAATATTTTTGGATCTAACTCTGAATATATTAAATCGATACAATCAGCAGATTTTTACTCTTGGGTTTATCCAATTGAAAAACATAAAGAAATACAGTATTGGAACGATGGACAAAGAAGTTTATTAAACACATTTAATACTATGAAAAGAGAAATGGAGTTATTTAATTTCTCAGAAGATACTTCCATAGAACCACAAGAGAGCCCTTACAGCGAGAATTTAAACAAGGTGTTTTTAGTACACGGTCATGATTTAGGTATGCAACAAGCTGTAGCTCGTTCTATTGAAAAATTAAATTTGGAAGCAATAATATTGAGTGAAAAAAATGATGATGGTCTTACAGTAATTGAAAAGTTTGAAAAATACGCATCAGTATGTAATTTTGCAGTGGTACTTTTGTCGCCAGATGATATAGGTTCTCTAAGAACACAAGAAACCTCAATAAAATTCAGAGCAAGACAAAATGTAATTCTAGAATTGGGCTATTTCATCGGTAAACTAGGTAGACAAAATGTTATAGCAATGGTTAAAGATGATGCTTCAGGTAAAATGGAAATCCCAACAGACTTGGCTGGTCTAATCTACGTTCAATTTGATTCCTCTGATGGCTGGAAGCTAAAGCTTGTTAAAAGGCTTAGAGCAAGTGGATACAAAGTAAGTGCAGATGAACTAGTATAA